The nucleotide sequence ATATCCACTATCAGGAGAATACATACCTGCTATTGTTTCTAATATTATTGTTTTCCCTGTACCAGTAGGACCTAATATTACAAAGTATTCGCCATCCTTAACTTCTAGAGTGATGTTTTTTAATTCAAAAGTTCCAAATTTCTTATTAACATTTTCTAATTTAAGCATATAAAGTATCCCTTCTTATATAAGTTAATAATATTTAGTTTTTTCAAAGGTTCCAAATATAAATAGAGAAATGAAAGAAATAATAATAAGAATTACAGATGAAGTCAATGCTTTATCTACGTCTCCAGAAGATACATTTAAAAATATTGAGGCAGGCAGTGTTTCTGTTTTAAATCTCGTAGTACCTGCAAGCATAAGTACAGTTCCAAATTCCCCTATAGCTTTTGACCATGTAATAACTATACTTGCAAATAAGCTTCTCTTTGCTAATGGTATGGTAACTTTAAAAAAAGTTTTGAAATTACTATATCCTAAAGTTCTAGATACAAACTCTAGTCTTGGATTTATATCTTCTATTGATGCCCTTAATATTCTTATCATGTAAGGAACATTTAAGAAAAAATGTGCTAATATTATACCCTTAATAGTGAAAATAGGATTTAAGTTTATTTTATCTAAGAAATTACTTATGTATCCAATACTAAAAGTAAGTAATAAAGCTAATCCAGATGCAAGAGGAGGTAATGATATTGGAACCTGTAAGATAGAATTAATAAAATTTTTAAAAGGAAAATTATATCTAGCAAGACCATATGATATAGGTATTGAAAATAATAAGCAAATCAATGTTGAAACAGTAGATGTAAAAAAGCTTAGCTTTATTGAAAATAATATTTCTTCTTCCAATATAAGTTCAAAAAGATTTGGAATTCCTTTATATAAAACTGTAGATATAACTAAAAGAATAAAAATTAGAAACACCATCATAAAAAAATATATTATAAAAGAAAAAAATGAATTTCTATAATTACTTTTTGACATTAAATATACACACCTCTATTTATTTACAGGTTTCAAATGAAACTTTTTAAATATATCTTGTCCTTCTTTAGATGAAACAAAATCAACAAATTTTTTAGCTTCTTTTGAATTTATGGAACTAACTAGAGTAGAAATTGAAACAAGCTTAATTAGATTTTGTTCTTCAGGGATACTAACAACTTCTAACTTGTCTGATTGGAGTATATTATCTTCCCATATAATAGAGGCATCACCTTTATTTTCTGAGAGATGAAGTACTAGCTCATTTACAGTTGGAAAAGTAGCTACTACATTTTTCTTTACATTTTCATATATATTAGACTTATTAAGAAGTTTAGCAGTTAACTTCCCAAGTGGAGAGGATTCATCTTCATATATAACTTTCAGTCCTGGCTTAGTTAAGTCTTTTAATTCTTTAATATTAGCGGGATTCCCTTTAGCAACAGCTATAGCGGGTATGTGCTGTACTAAATCTTTTTTGTAGTCAACTAATTTTTTTGAATTTGCCTTTTCATAATCTTCATTTGTGGCAACTAATAAAGCATCTCCTTTTTTAGATATCTCAGCTTGAGATATGATTTGTCCAGAATGACCAAAAGTATAGTTTATTTTTATATTGTGCTTTTTTTCAAATTCCTTTCCTATTTGCTCCATAGGCTTTTTTAGTCCTCCAGCACAGTAGACTAATAGAGAATTTACTTCTGAAGACTTATCTTTTTCCTTAGGTGAATTAGTTTCTTTTATATTATTTTGAGTATTTATACTACTATCTTTTGAATTACAACCTATCATAAGAACAGAAAGTATAAAAACTAAAATAATTAAACTTAATATACTCTTATAATTTTTGAAGACTTTCATAAAATCACTCCTTTTAAATAACTAAAATTTAATAAGCATCGTTATGCTATGGAAAGTATATCGCATTATAAAATCAATGTCAATATAAGAGATATGTTGTAAAGATATATAAACTTAAAACTTATTTCAATTAGTCATATTACGACGAAGAAGAGTATATATATATTTAAATTGATTACTAAGATTAGAGGAGGAAATATGACTATAAATATACTTGATGATGAATTTGAATATTTATGTGAAATTGAAAACTTTAAAAGCTATAAAGTATTGGGAGCTCATATAAGGAAAGAAAATAAAAAGATCGGAGTAAGATTTTCTGTCTGGGCACCTAATGCTAAATCTGTATCTGTTGTAGGTAACTTTAATGATTGGTGTGGAAAGAAACATAGAATGAAGAAATTAAGCAAGAAAAACATATGGAGTTTATTTATTCCAGGATTGAAAGAAGGAGAACTATATAAGTATGAAATTGAAACTAAAGAAGGAAAGAGATTTTTAAAATCAGATCCTAATGGATTTTATCATGAATTAAGACCGAATAATGCATCTATAGTTTTTGATGTATTTGATTATAATTGGACTGATAGTAAGTATCAGAAAATAAAAGAAAAAAGAGATATATACAGTGAACCAATGATTATATATGAAGTACATCTAGGTTCATGGAGAAGAAAAGAAAATGGAGAATTTTTAACATATGTAGAGTTAGCAGATCAACTTTTAGATTATGTAGTAGATATGGGATATACACATATTGAAATTATGCCACTTATAGAACATCCCTTTGATGGTTCTTGGGGATATCAAGGTGTGGGATACTATTCTATAACAAGCAGATATGGTGATCCAAAAGATTTTATGTATTTTATAGATAAATGTCATAGTTTAGGAATAGGAGTAATACTAGACTGGATACCTGCACATTTTTGTAAAGATGAACATGGTCTTGCAATGTTTGATGGTACACCTGTTTATGAATATGAAAATCCTATAAAAGGAGAAAATCATCAGTGGGGAACATTGAATTTTGATTTAGGAAAGGAAGAAGTTGTTAACTTTTTAATTTCAAATGCAATGTTTTATTTTGATATATTTCATATAGATGGACTACGAATAGATGCCGTTTCTAGTATGTTATATCTTAACTTTGGAAAAGAAGATGGAGCTTGGATTCCTAATAAACATGGAGGAAATGAAAATATAGAAGCTATAAGATTTATGAGAAAGTTAAATGAAGTTGTTTTTAGTAAGTATCCCAATGCATTAATGATAGCTGAGGAGTCTACTGCATGGCCACTAGTTAGTAAGCCTACATATCTAGGAGGGTTAGGATATAACTATAAATGGAATATGGGATGGATGAATGATATGTTAAAGTACATGCAAATGGATTCTGTCTATAGAAAGTGGCATCATGAATTAATTACATTTTCATTTATGTATGCTTTTTCAGAAAACTTTATTTTACCTCTATCTCATGATGAAGTAGTTCATTGTAAGAAATCATTATTAGATAAAATGCATGGAGACTATTGGCAAAAGTTTGCTGGATTAAGACTATTGTACGGATATATGATGTGTCATCCAGGAAAGAAGTTATTATTTATGAGTGGTGAATTTGGACAATTTATCGAATGGAATTACAATAGTGAATTAGATTGGTGTTTATTAGAATATGACATGCATAGAAAATTACAATTATATAATAAAGAACTTAATCATATATATAGAAAAGAAAAAGCATTGTGGGAAATAGATCATAGTTCAGATGGATTTGAATGGATAGATCCACATAATTATAGTCAGAGTATTATCACATTTATGAGAAAAGGTAAAAAGAAAGAAGAATATATAATAGTTGTTTGCAATTTTACTCCTACGGTTTATGAAAATTACAGAATAGGAGTTCCGGATTTAGGAGAATACAAAGAAATATTTAATAGTGATTGGGAAAAATATGGAGGATCAGGCTATAGAAATATTGACACATTAATTTCAAATGAAAAAAAATGGCATAGTCAGCCTTATTCATTAGAAATGAAAGTACCTCCACTAGGATGTGTTTATTTGAAGATGATAAAACCTATAGAAAAAGATAAAAAAGATAAATCTTTGAATGAGATAAATTTAAACACAAATAAAAAGTCATTAAAAACTAGGAGGTAGATATATGGAAAAAAGAAAAAAAGAGTGTGTGGCAATGATATTAGCAGGGGGGCAGGGTAGTAGGTTAGGAACTCTAACTAAAAATCTTGCTAAACCTGCAATTCCTTTTGGTGGTAAATATAGAATAATTGATTTTACACTTAGTAATTGTAGTAATTCAGATATTGACACTGTAGGAGTATTAACTCAATATCAGCCACTTATTTTAAATAGCTATATAGGAATAGGTTCACCTTGGAATTTGGATAGACATAAAGGAGGTGTTACACTTTTACCACCTTATGTAGATGTTAAGGGAGGAGAATGGTATAAGGGAACGGCAAATGCCATATATCAAAATATAAATTATATAGATCAATATAATCCAGAATACGTCTTGATATTATCAGGAGATCATGTTTATAAAATGGATTATTCTTTAATGATAGATTACCATAAAGACAAGAATGCAGATGTAACTATTGGAGTTATAGAAGTTTCTTTTGAAGAAGCAAGTAGATTTGGAATTATGAATACGTATATAGATGGAAGAATATACGAATTTGAAGAAAAGCCAGAAAAACCAGAGAGTAATTTAGCTTCCATGGGGATATACATTTTTAACTGGGAGATTCTTAAAAAATATTTAATAGAAGATGAACTTGATGAAACGTCTGATCATGATTTTGGAAAAAACATAATACCTAAGATGGTAAATAATGGTCAGAGAATGTATGCACATAAATTTAATGGATATTGGAAAGATGTAGGAACTATAGAAAGCTTCTGGGAAGCTAATATGGACTTACTTTCTGAAAATACGGATTTAAATTTATATGATCCTAATTGGAAAATATATACTGAAAATGCTAATTATCCTCCTAACTGTATATTAGAAGAAGCTGTGGTGAAAAACTCTTTAATAAATGAAGGATGCATGGTAAGAGGAAATGTTGAAAATTCTATACTTTTTCAAGGGTCATATATCGGCAAAAATACTATAATAAAAGATTCATTGATACTTCCTAATGTAAGAGTAAGTGACAATGTTGTCATAGAAAAAGCTATAGTTGGAGAAGGCAGTATAATTACTGAAGGAAAAAGAATAGGATCAGGCCTTAACACCTATAATCATTTGAAATGCGAGATATCTAAAACAGGTATTACAATTGTTGGAGAAGGCACACTTATATAAATCGCGTTAAGGGGTGAGAAAATGAATGATGTAATAGGAATAATTAATAACACTAAAGAAGAGAAAGATTTAGATAATATAATAAATGGCAGGTCCTTAGCTACTATTCCATTTGGGGGCAGATATAGACTTATTGATTTTACATTATCTAATATGGTCAATTCTGGAATAAATAATGTAGGAATTTTAGTTAAAAAGAATTATACATCACTTATAGGACATATACGATCTCCAAAAGAATGGGATTTAGATAGAAAGAAAGACGGACTTTTTATACTTCCTCCTGACAATGAAAATGTACAACATGGTACGGTAAAAGGTGATTTAGAAATATTAAACTGTAATATGAACTATTTAATTAAAAGTAGACAGAAATACGTATTAATATCAGGAGCTAATATAATATGCAATATAGATTATGCTGAAGCATTAAAGTATCATAGAGAAAATAAAAACGATATAACTGTTATATATAAAAAGTTTGAGAAAGGATCTCTAGATTGTCCTCATTGTACAGAAATAAAAATTGATGAAAATAAAAGAATACTTGATATGAAGTTAAACTCTAAAAAAACAAGCTTTTTAAACATGTCCATAGATATGTACATAATGAAGAAGGAATTATTAATAGAAATTATCAAGGATTGCATTTCAAAAGAGGAATATGATCTACTCGAAGATGGTATTATAAAAAGACTCAAGGATTTAAATGTTTATGGTTATGAATTTATTGGATATGCAGGTAGTATTAGATCTATAAATCACTATTATAAACATAGTATGGATCTTATTAATCCAGAAATATGGAGAGAACTATTTTTTAAATCAGGAACTATATATACAAAAATAAAAGACTTAGCACCTTCAAAGTACGGTAAAGATTCTAGTGTAAAAAATTCTTTGGTATCTAATGGATGTATAATAGATGGAATTGTTGAAAATAGTGTCATATTTAGAGGGGTTAAGATAGAAAAAGGAGCAGTTATTAAGAATAGTGTTATTATGGAGGATTCATCTATAGAGGAAGGTGCAATATTACAGAATGTAATTATAGATAAAGACTCACTTATAACTAGGGATAAGAAGCTCATTGGAAATGAAGACTATCCTGTTGCTATAGATAAAAGAACTATTATTTAGATGTACTTATTGTTAAAAGGGGGAGCGTAAGATGAAAGTACTATTTGTTGCATCTGAAGGAGTGCCTTTTATAAAATCAGGAGGTCTTGGGGATGTTATAGGAGCTTTACCTAAAGCACTTAGAAAACATGATATAGATGTTAGAGTAATAATTCCATTATACAGAGATATTTCAAAAGATTATAAAGATAACATGTCTTTTTTAAAAAGTATAGTTGTAAAACTTGCATGGAGAAACCAATATTGTGGAATATTTCAAACTGAATATGAAGGAGTTAAATTTTATTTTATAGATAATGAGTATTACTTTAAAAGAGATAGGCTTTATGGATATGGAGATGATGCAGAAAGATATGCTTTTTTTAGCAAATCAGTTTTAGATATTTTACCTGAAATTGATTTTAGACCAGATATAATACATTGTCACGATTGGCATGCAGGATTAGTGAGTGTATTTTTAAAAACACACTATAAATACAGTGAATTTCATAAAAATATTTTAACTTTATTTACTATACACAATTTGCATTATCAAGGGATTTTTTCAAAAGAAATACTAAAAAATATCCTAGATTTAGATGATGAGTATTTGACAATAGATACGCTTGAATATTATGGTGACATCAATTGTATGAAAGGTGGAGTAATATTTTCAGATATATTAAATACAGTAAGTAAAAGTTACGCTGAAGAAATAAAATATCCATACTTTGGGGAAGGATTAGATGGGATTTTAAGAAAAAGATTTAATGATTTAAAAGGCATAGTTAACGGGATAGATTATGATATGTATAATCCTAAAACTGATCCTTACATATATAAAAATTATGACTCTAACAACTTAGACTTTAAAAATCAAAATAAGATAAATCTCCAAAGAGAGTTAGAACTTAATGTAAATGGAAGC is from Gottschalkia purinilytica and encodes:
- a CDS encoding ABC transporter permease; the encoded protein is MSKSNYRNSFFSFIIYFFMMVFLIFILLVISTVLYKGIPNLFELILEEEILFSIKLSFFTSTVSTLICLLFSIPISYGLARYNFPFKNFINSILQVPISLPPLASGLALLLTFSIGYISNFLDKINLNPIFTIKGIILAHFFLNVPYMIRILRASIEDINPRLEFVSRTLGYSNFKTFFKVTIPLAKRSLFASIVITWSKAIGEFGTVLMLAGTTRFKTETLPASIFLNVSSGDVDKALTSSVILIIISFISLFIFGTFEKTKYY
- the modA gene encoding molybdate ABC transporter substrate-binding protein, whose amino-acid sequence is MKVFKNYKSILSLIILVFILSVLMIGCNSKDSSINTQNNIKETNSPKEKDKSSEVNSLLVYCAGGLKKPMEQIGKEFEKKHNIKINYTFGHSGQIISQAEISKKGDALLVATNEDYEKANSKKLVDYKKDLVQHIPAIAVAKGNPANIKELKDLTKPGLKVIYEDESSPLGKLTAKLLNKSNIYENVKKNVVATFPTVNELVLHLSENKGDASIIWEDNILQSDKLEVVSIPEEQNLIKLVSISTLVSSINSKEAKKFVDFVSSKEGQDIFKKFHLKPVNK
- the glgB gene encoding 1,4-alpha-glucan branching protein GlgB produces the protein MTINILDDEFEYLCEIENFKSYKVLGAHIRKENKKIGVRFSVWAPNAKSVSVVGNFNDWCGKKHRMKKLSKKNIWSLFIPGLKEGELYKYEIETKEGKRFLKSDPNGFYHELRPNNASIVFDVFDYNWTDSKYQKIKEKRDIYSEPMIIYEVHLGSWRRKENGEFLTYVELADQLLDYVVDMGYTHIEIMPLIEHPFDGSWGYQGVGYYSITSRYGDPKDFMYFIDKCHSLGIGVILDWIPAHFCKDEHGLAMFDGTPVYEYENPIKGENHQWGTLNFDLGKEEVVNFLISNAMFYFDIFHIDGLRIDAVSSMLYLNFGKEDGAWIPNKHGGNENIEAIRFMRKLNEVVFSKYPNALMIAEESTAWPLVSKPTYLGGLGYNYKWNMGWMNDMLKYMQMDSVYRKWHHELITFSFMYAFSENFILPLSHDEVVHCKKSLLDKMHGDYWQKFAGLRLLYGYMMCHPGKKLLFMSGEFGQFIEWNYNSELDWCLLEYDMHRKLQLYNKELNHIYRKEKALWEIDHSSDGFEWIDPHNYSQSIITFMRKGKKKEEYIIVVCNFTPTVYENYRIGVPDLGEYKEIFNSDWEKYGGSGYRNIDTLISNEKKWHSQPYSLEMKVPPLGCVYLKMIKPIEKDKKDKSLNEINLNTNKKSLKTRR
- a CDS encoding glucose-1-phosphate adenylyltransferase, giving the protein MEKRKKECVAMILAGGQGSRLGTLTKNLAKPAIPFGGKYRIIDFTLSNCSNSDIDTVGVLTQYQPLILNSYIGIGSPWNLDRHKGGVTLLPPYVDVKGGEWYKGTANAIYQNINYIDQYNPEYVLILSGDHVYKMDYSLMIDYHKDKNADVTIGVIEVSFEEASRFGIMNTYIDGRIYEFEEKPEKPESNLASMGIYIFNWEILKKYLIEDELDETSDHDFGKNIIPKMVNNGQRMYAHKFNGYWKDVGTIESFWEANMDLLSENTDLNLYDPNWKIYTENANYPPNCILEEAVVKNSLINEGCMVRGNVENSILFQGSYIGKNTIIKDSLILPNVRVSDNVVIEKAIVGEGSIITEGKRIGSGLNTYNHLKCEISKTGITIVGEGTLI
- the glgD gene encoding glucose-1-phosphate adenylyltransferase subunit GlgD yields the protein MNDVIGIINNTKEEKDLDNIINGRSLATIPFGGRYRLIDFTLSNMVNSGINNVGILVKKNYTSLIGHIRSPKEWDLDRKKDGLFILPPDNENVQHGTVKGDLEILNCNMNYLIKSRQKYVLISGANIICNIDYAEALKYHRENKNDITVIYKKFEKGSLDCPHCTEIKIDENKRILDMKLNSKKTSFLNMSIDMYIMKKELLIEIIKDCISKEEYDLLEDGIIKRLKDLNVYGYEFIGYAGSIRSINHYYKHSMDLINPEIWRELFFKSGTIYTKIKDLAPSKYGKDSSVKNSLVSNGCIIDGIVENSVIFRGVKIEKGAVIKNSVIMEDSSIEEGAILQNVIIDKDSLITRDKKLIGNEDYPVAIDKRTII
- the glgA gene encoding glycogen synthase GlgA, with amino-acid sequence MKVLFVASEGVPFIKSGGLGDVIGALPKALRKHDIDVRVIIPLYRDISKDYKDNMSFLKSIVVKLAWRNQYCGIFQTEYEGVKFYFIDNEYYFKRDRLYGYGDDAERYAFFSKSVLDILPEIDFRPDIIHCHDWHAGLVSVFLKTHYKYSEFHKNILTLFTIHNLHYQGIFSKEILKNILDLDDEYLTIDTLEYYGDINCMKGGVIFSDILNTVSKSYAEEIKYPYFGEGLDGILRKRFNDLKGIVNGIDYDMYNPKTDPYIYKNYDSNNLDFKNQNKINLQRELELNVNGSKPIVGIVSRLVSGKGMDLIAHILEELLCSTDIQIVVLGTGEAKYEDVFKSMSYRFPERVSANITFHDQLAHKIYAGSDILLMPSRFEPCGLSQLIALRYGTIPVVRETGGLKDTVYSFNENTMEGNGFAFKNYNAHDMLFTLKRAISIYEKKDIWTNLVKRAMGCDYSWNNSAKEYIELYMYLINNRGGCLC